A section of the Natronolimnobius sp. AArcel1 genome encodes:
- a CDS encoding transcription initiation factor IIB family protein: MLRRNGRSLESIAAASVYAVCRCNGLGRSLEEISHVAVCSQSHLECAYAAMNTELELPTVVPQPQSVLPRLASELGAPNDVQHRALELAALGTEARITTGRHPHGFASACLYRAGQERGWLVTQQELAAVSNTSPKTIRAHRDALLEILER; this comes from the coding sequence CTGCTTCGTCGGAATGGACGATCACTCGAGAGCATCGCAGCAGCAAGCGTCTATGCGGTCTGTCGGTGCAACGGACTCGGACGAAGCCTCGAGGAGATCAGTCATGTAGCGGTGTGTTCACAATCGCATCTCGAGTGTGCGTATGCAGCGATGAACACCGAATTGGAACTGCCCACTGTCGTTCCACAGCCCCAGAGCGTTCTTCCACGACTCGCAAGCGAGCTAGGAGCACCAAATGACGTTCAACATCGAGCACTCGAGTTGGCGGCACTTGGAACGGAGGCCCGAATCACGACTGGTCGTCACCCACACGGATTCGCTTCGGCCTGTCTGTACAGAGCGGGACAAGAACGTGGCTGGCTGGTCACACAACAGGAACTCGCCGCGGTCTCGAACACGTCTCCGAAAACGATCCGAGCGCACAGAGATGCGCTTCTCGAAATTCTCGAGAGATAG
- a CDS encoding DUF1214 domain-containing protein, whose translation MSNETHHTTPESNAELLRATRRTALRGAGLAGLLALGGSSVTASQNPSEENSQGAENETSAADETVPVTWENFPRSEIHLIMENLVEQGGFGELHHFRTVVDPDVRFLALPNRDTFYSSGVFDLTEPVTITKPDVGDRHQSMVVLDEDAYVKETHHDPGEYTLTQDEIGTRYTWVMIRTFVDPTDPDDVETVHGLQDELSVSQDSAGTFEVPNWDRQEHDELFGALVTVMKTMEDFSDAIGDADEVDPVKYLLASVTPSGVPEPDTIYMPAVPDQNDGDTPYTFTVDDVPVDGFWSVTVYNSEGFLEENEYDAYSFNNVTAEPDDDGSITIHFGGDPDQPNYLYTPEDWFYLVRLYGPREEILDGSYQFPEAEPLE comes from the coding sequence ATGAGCAACGAAACACACCATACGACGCCAGAATCGAACGCCGAATTGTTGCGGGCAACGCGCCGAACCGCGCTTCGCGGGGCAGGTCTCGCCGGACTGCTCGCGCTGGGTGGTAGCAGTGTCACTGCCAGCCAAAATCCCTCGGAGGAGAACAGTCAGGGGGCTGAAAACGAGACGTCAGCAGCTGACGAGACAGTCCCAGTGACGTGGGAGAACTTTCCACGGTCAGAGATACATCTAATAATGGAGAACCTTGTCGAACAGGGCGGGTTCGGCGAGCTTCATCATTTCCGAACGGTAGTTGACCCTGACGTGCGGTTCTTGGCCTTACCCAACCGTGACACGTTCTATTCGAGTGGAGTCTTCGACCTGACCGAGCCGGTCACCATTACCAAACCGGACGTCGGTGACCGCCATCAGTCGATGGTCGTCCTCGACGAGGACGCGTATGTGAAAGAGACGCACCACGATCCCGGCGAGTACACGTTGACTCAGGACGAGATCGGGACGCGGTACACGTGGGTCATGATCCGCACGTTCGTCGACCCGACCGATCCGGACGACGTAGAGACCGTCCATGGATTACAGGACGAACTCTCAGTGAGCCAGGACTCGGCCGGCACGTTCGAAGTCCCCAACTGGGATCGCCAGGAACATGACGAACTCTTCGGCGCGCTCGTTACCGTCATGAAAACGATGGAGGACTTCAGCGACGCGATTGGCGACGCCGACGAGGTCGACCCCGTGAAGTACTTGCTCGCCAGTGTGACACCGAGCGGCGTTCCGGAGCCAGACACGATCTATATGCCAGCGGTCCCCGACCAGAACGACGGTGACACGCCATACACATTCACCGTCGACGACGTCCCCGTCGACGGATTCTGGTCGGTCACCGTCTACAACAGCGAGGGGTTTCTCGAGGAAAACGAGTACGACGCGTACTCGTTCAACAACGTGACTGCAGAGCCGGACGACGACGGCAGTATCACGATCCACTTCGGCGGTGACCCCGATCAACCGAACTACCTCTACACCCCAGAGGACTGGTTTTACCTGGTCCGGCTCTATGGGCCCCGCGAGGAGATTCTCGACGGGAGCTATCAGTTCCCCGAAGCCGAGCCGCTCGAGTGA
- a CDS encoding FAD-dependent oxidoreductase, translated as MTASRATKHYDVGIVGAGLAGLTAARELTDMGLEVVVLEARERVGGRTAAGSLSTGDEIDRGAEWIGAEHERVLGLVEEFNLELCEQYDSGTDRIGAIGELFDHENRFQALPPESAAELREALEQIETLRRDVPHQGPDSDKWDATTLESWKRETMETEAAREAFDAFVRAEYTVEPSQISLLYLLDTVDAAGGFGMNADSVSAAEEYRLVGSTQQLARGLADDLVEAIRLSEPVRRIDRRGGDVTISSDDGRYAVSDAIIAIPPPLIGRIDHEPPLPARRQGLIQRMPMGSIIKCFAAYEEPFWRDDGYSGSVLSADGVVTEIADGTHSKTDRGLLVGFIAGANALEWGDRPTAERRERVLEDFSRYFGPRANEPVTYTDEVWSKTQWSTGGYNAAMTPGTLTTCGDVLREPVGRVHWAGSETALEWRGFMEGAISSGDRVTNEVITDREERGS; from the coding sequence ATGACTGCTTCTCGAGCAACCAAACACTATGATGTCGGCATCGTCGGTGCGGGGCTTGCTGGGCTGACAGCGGCGAGAGAATTGACCGACATGGGACTCGAGGTGGTCGTCCTCGAGGCAAGAGAGCGTGTCGGTGGCCGAACAGCTGCGGGCTCACTGTCGACCGGCGACGAAATCGACCGTGGCGCAGAGTGGATCGGCGCCGAGCACGAACGTGTTCTCGGGCTGGTCGAAGAGTTCAATCTCGAGTTGTGCGAGCAGTACGATTCAGGTACCGATAGAATCGGTGCTATCGGGGAGTTGTTCGATCACGAGAATCGGTTCCAGGCGCTGCCACCAGAATCAGCCGCGGAACTGCGAGAAGCGCTCGAGCAGATTGAGACACTCCGACGGGACGTCCCTCACCAGGGACCCGATTCCGACAAGTGGGACGCAACGACCCTCGAATCGTGGAAACGAGAGACAATGGAGACCGAGGCCGCACGGGAGGCGTTCGACGCGTTCGTTCGGGCCGAGTACACCGTTGAACCGAGCCAGATCTCACTGTTGTACCTCCTCGACACCGTCGACGCAGCCGGCGGATTCGGAATGAACGCCGATTCTGTCAGTGCCGCCGAAGAGTACCGCCTCGTTGGAAGCACCCAGCAGCTCGCCCGAGGACTGGCTGATGACCTCGTCGAGGCGATTCGACTGTCCGAACCAGTCCGCCGGATTGATCGACGAGGTGGTGATGTAACGATTAGTTCTGACGACGGGAGGTATGCCGTCTCGGATGCGATCATCGCTATTCCGCCGCCGCTGATCGGACGCATTGACCACGAACCACCGCTCCCCGCCCGTCGGCAAGGGCTGATCCAGCGAATGCCAATGGGCTCAATTATCAAATGTTTTGCTGCGTACGAGGAGCCATTCTGGCGCGATGATGGCTACTCGGGATCGGTGCTTTCAGCCGACGGTGTAGTGACGGAGATTGCAGACGGGACCCATTCCAAGACGGATCGGGGTCTCCTCGTCGGGTTCATCGCCGGAGCCAACGCCCTCGAGTGGGGCGATAGACCCACGGCCGAGCGCCGTGAACGGGTACTCGAGGACTTCAGTCGCTACTTCGGGCCTCGAGCGAACGAACCAGTGACGTACACCGACGAGGTTTGGTCAAAGACACAGTGGTCGACAGGCGGCTATAATGCAGCGATGACACCGGGGACGCTTACAACCTGCGGCGACGTGCTCCGTGAACCGGTCGGTCGCGTACACTGGGCTGGTTCAGAGACCGCACTCGAGTGGCGGGGTTTCATGGAAGGAGCGATCAGTTCAGGCGACCGGGTTACGAACGAAGTCATCACCGACCGTGAGGAGCGAGGAAGCTGA
- a CDS encoding PadR family transcriptional regulator, with protein sequence MYDLTGFQRDLLYTVAGQDEPHGLAIKDELEDYYEKEIHHGRLYPNLDTIVDKGLVEKGQEDRRTNFYTLTKRGQREIEARREWEDQYVDELLESE encoded by the coding sequence ATGTACGATCTCACAGGCTTCCAGCGCGACCTCTTGTACACTGTTGCCGGTCAGGATGAACCACACGGGCTCGCAATCAAAGACGAACTCGAGGACTACTATGAAAAGGAGATTCACCACGGTCGGTTGTACCCGAACCTCGATACAATCGTTGACAAAGGCCTCGTCGAGAAAGGCCAGGAAGACCGTCGAACGAACTTCTACACACTAACTAAACGTGGTCAACGTGAGATCGAAGCCCGCCGTGAGTGGGAAGATCAATACGTCGACGAACTCCTCGAGAGCGAATAA
- a CDS encoding right-handed parallel beta-helix repeat-containing protein produces the protein MVGLVVVLLAALALGMAGTAAADPTAPDCEDVEYEENGDWYEVENLSQLQCIDEHGLEKDYVLVDDIEANETEEWNDDDGFEPIGDGDSSWDVEGDAFNGTFDGNDRTIANLTINRSGDDFVGLFEVIGSEGTVSDLTLESATVEGNINVGTLSGENYGTVSNLTLESATVRGNDDRIETGTHGVGGLIGENEGKISNVFMSVDVTASGDTGGVVGSNFGGTITGTTVEGTVFSEQDAPFSRVGGIVGYHQPSSSIDSSSFTNGTVDGDDEKIGGIAGEADGSPITNSSANGTIGNEDADSVGGLVGFAGNADLSDSYATATVRGNDSVGGVIGDATGSALERTYAVGEVDGDGDAVGGLVGDGLSHFDIEDSYWDTETTGVSKSFDSDEEEPITDDEYGLTTDEMTGANAPQNMDGFGFPDGDDRWHAVEDDYPVLSYEDTDPVYGVEITGTNSAIEEGEILEVDATVINWGPDGGAQSIELRDFDGDEVDTEEVTLDSGEDIELTLEWETEEDEGDLDDVTVASENHTDTKTVSVGAGEVIAQCQSIDTAGAYELTGDIEASGECIEIEADDVSLDGNDHTISGSGTGIVANDNSTVTITNVTLSGLDVGIEMTEIEDATVTNTTVEESESSAIALGGVEDATVKYNTIEGSDESGLVFEDVQGTTIANNTVTSGATSGIHLADATDTAVENNTLRENDENGMHVVNSEKLVVSRNEVVDNGDEDEDAGIYFSGTTDSHLEANNLTANAQAALFLEESSEDNDILGNVINVSSIDGSEHWRGIKIDESSGNIISDSVITGSEQVSISEYGEDLIYVDSAETVVTHNEIYGHAGVGIDIRGESNTVDNNFISGSFVSVAGLYDTNGHAIRVSGTDDDWSVTNNSLTGAEVWGDNSAGIATVGQETVEMQNNTGTKSGNDLQITHVEQSVENQQLTTPAGETTVTFTGVELLLDGKDEPPSIESPDDVESTGYFFRVYESGSQFGYMDLELDYNETRLTTGDTIDPETLSLWRLDNQEWEEIDDSGVDTDEQVVTGNVTEDRRIGVFGEEPALVDLEVDDVTIEQGEPLEVDLEDAEDSIGDPYDDESEVVFGAGVFDEPVTKNITFEDGDASDVELLGADETADLSKASPIVEVYTKDQVQADTFNLTVEGVLADFDVDDDVAIEQGEPLEIELENAEDKAGDPYTDTVGLTGDDIHGQELLADGVEFENDGSVSEIELFEAEITEEISAGAYDDVTIEADETDATTQINVTLEAVLTDFAVENEGLEQGDSLTMTASDAVDLAGDEFHGEKPISVSTGDLEGVETDMEKSVDFAGTDDVEFELLEADETATLAAQETSIDLEWAEDTDVEATSEVTITAVLDKFTVEPTNEGIEQGDDLTIDVTDAEDIAGDTFTGTIDLMVDDIDEEDPTTTDVEISEGVATSVELFDGETPTLTAGSYDDLAVTSQEVGDEFDVTVDPVLTTLVVENATITRGEPLDITITEAFDLAGDPFEEEREATIKMDDIGGIDNETTSVVFDGDDTVDLTGVLDGETTLDIDADTYTLEVTAESAEEEFELNVEDLFADGDGSADDPYLIEDWEHLDNTRFVLDANVTLANTLDADTPGYSEVASESANDGDGFEPIGENLDAFEGSFDGDGSTISDLYIDRTDESDLVGLFGQTGGAATIEDVHLENATVRGTSNVGGLVGSADGTVANVSATVDAEGDPGSEPGGPFEIGGLLGTNSGQVDNATVEGSVTVEDGSEVGGLVGYSAESGGGIGDITDSHASVTVDAEDSTNVGGLLGNAGPGGTVSVSSATGTVEGEENVGGLVGVAQSDIDSSFANGTVSGTKSVGGLVGSNNNGIVQETTANSPVTGDENVGGLIGENAGDVSQSYATGGIDETGGSIGGLVGYDEGDVSDSYWDVDATTQFASAGSDADEYGLRTAEMTDLNATDTMDSLAFHDSEGTWYATDDYPALEWQETDPFFEVNITETSTPAEEGDSLKVTANVTNWADNGDQRLTLTSDATSINLDEDDIDLVSGERAGPVSLTWDTETGDAGDHTITVSSENHSETESVTIETAPSPSPSPPAPDPADISVTEATLENTTALVNGPVPVNTTLENNGDEDGEHTVVFYADGDAFANETTTVEGGSSTTVTANESVEEVGTYTITADDVEAGNVTVDRPASFDLEAVSFSEDEVKPSAAVTLTAAINNSGTLSADRNVTVAYLEDGKTNETGEDLDNESLTLEGGENETLEFGFKSPTTEGNASYRVKTGNDEAMANLSVIEDEQSKFTIIYADADYGILEPGEEERVIVTVANQGDEAGDANVALDLEGEEQSETLELDPGRADDAEFSLSAPNEAGEYEYTITVGEEETTETMIVEALEPSEPDWRVSAIYSEPTTAVPGEDVDIWVTIENEGDEDETVEVEFYFDEETSEIQTFDIEAGDGELVETTLSAPEEEGMYDFGVVIAEGESFVDEVEGTKSVSEDAGYDDDADDGSDGEYDDGQPGFGIVVTLVSIALLIFTIRYRRR, from the coding sequence TCGGTTCCGAAGGAACGGTTTCGGACCTCACACTCGAGTCTGCAACAGTTGAGGGAAACATCAATGTAGGCACTCTCAGTGGAGAGAATTATGGAACGGTTTCGAACCTGACACTCGAGTCTGCGACGGTTAGGGGGAACGATGATCGTATAGAGACAGGGACCCATGGTGTTGGTGGCCTCATCGGTGAGAATGAAGGAAAGATTTCGAACGTCTTCATGAGCGTCGACGTAACGGCTTCAGGGGATACCGGTGGCGTTGTCGGATCGAATTTCGGGGGAACCATTACTGGGACAACCGTCGAGGGAACAGTCTTTTCTGAGCAGGATGCGCCCTTTTCTCGTGTTGGCGGGATCGTTGGCTATCACCAACCTAGCTCCAGTATCGATTCGAGTTCGTTTACGAACGGAACGGTTGATGGGGACGACGAGAAAATCGGCGGCATCGCTGGCGAAGCCGATGGTAGTCCGATCACGAACTCGAGTGCGAACGGAACGATTGGAAACGAGGATGCAGATTCGGTCGGCGGGCTCGTCGGATTCGCAGGGAATGCCGACCTCTCCGATTCGTACGCCACGGCGACCGTTCGCGGGAACGACTCGGTTGGTGGTGTCATCGGTGACGCTACGGGTAGTGCCCTCGAGCGAACGTACGCAGTCGGGGAAGTCGATGGGGACGGAGACGCTGTTGGCGGCCTCGTCGGGGATGGGTTATCGCATTTTGATATCGAGGACTCCTACTGGGACACCGAAACGACAGGGGTGAGTAAATCCTTCGACAGCGACGAGGAAGAACCTATCACCGACGACGAGTACGGACTGACCACCGACGAGATGACCGGCGCGAACGCCCCGCAGAACATGGACGGCTTCGGATTCCCGGACGGCGACGATCGCTGGCACGCCGTCGAAGACGACTATCCCGTCCTCTCGTACGAGGACACCGACCCCGTCTACGGTGTGGAGATCACCGGCACGAACTCTGCCATCGAGGAGGGTGAGATACTCGAGGTTGACGCCACCGTCATCAACTGGGGCCCAGACGGCGGCGCACAATCCATCGAACTGCGGGACTTCGACGGCGACGAGGTGGACACCGAGGAGGTGACCCTCGATAGCGGCGAGGACATCGAGCTGACACTCGAGTGGGAGACCGAAGAGGACGAGGGTGATCTCGACGATGTGACGGTTGCAAGTGAGAACCACACGGACACCAAGACAGTGTCCGTCGGCGCTGGTGAGGTGATCGCACAGTGTCAAAGCATCGATACTGCGGGAGCGTACGAACTGACCGGCGACATCGAAGCGAGCGGGGAGTGCATCGAAATCGAGGCCGATGATGTCTCTCTCGACGGCAACGATCACACGATTTCCGGCAGCGGAACGGGCATCGTTGCGAATGACAACTCCACCGTCACCATCACCAACGTCACGCTCAGCGGATTGGACGTCGGCATTGAGATGACTGAAATTGAGGACGCGACCGTCACCAACACCACCGTCGAGGAGAGTGAGAGCAGTGCCATCGCTCTCGGGGGCGTCGAGGATGCTACCGTCAAATACAACACTATTGAGGGGAGCGACGAGTCCGGACTCGTATTCGAGGACGTTCAGGGCACCACCATCGCCAACAACACGGTAACGTCGGGTGCCACCAGCGGCATCCATCTCGCTGACGCTACAGACACAGCCGTCGAGAACAACACGCTCAGGGAAAACGACGAAAACGGAATGCACGTTGTGAACTCCGAGAAACTCGTCGTCTCGAGGAACGAAGTCGTCGACAACGGGGATGAAGACGAAGATGCAGGTATCTACTTTTCGGGAACCACAGACAGCCATCTCGAGGCAAACAACCTCACGGCCAACGCCCAAGCCGCACTGTTCCTCGAAGAGTCAAGCGAGGATAATGATATTCTAGGTAACGTTATTAACGTATCAAGTATCGATGGGAGCGAGCATTGGAGAGGAATTAAAATTGATGAGTCTTCAGGGAACATAATTTCCGATTCGGTGATCACGGGTAGTGAGCAAGTTTCTATATCGGAATACGGCGAGGATCTCATCTACGTTGACAGCGCAGAGACAGTCGTCACACATAACGAAATCTACGGGCACGCAGGCGTTGGCATCGATATTCGTGGTGAGTCGAATACTGTTGACAATAATTTCATCTCTGGTTCCTTTGTTTCCGTGGCTGGTTTGTATGATACCAACGGCCACGCAATACGAGTTTCCGGCACTGATGATGACTGGTCGGTGACGAACAATTCACTCACCGGCGCGGAAGTATGGGGAGACAACAGCGCAGGAATCGCCACGGTCGGCCAGGAAACCGTCGAAATGCAAAACAACACCGGGACAAAATCTGGCAATGACCTGCAAATTACCCATGTTGAGCAGTCCGTCGAGAACCAACAGCTCACGACACCGGCAGGCGAAACAACGGTGACGTTCACTGGAGTGGAACTGCTTCTCGATGGGAAGGATGAACCACCGAGCATCGAGAGCCCCGACGATGTCGAATCAACTGGCTACTTCTTCAGAGTCTACGAGAGTGGCAGCCAGTTCGGATACATGGATCTCGAGCTCGACTACAACGAAACGCGACTCACAACAGGAGACACAATCGACCCCGAGACGCTCTCGCTCTGGCGACTCGACAACCAAGAGTGGGAAGAGATTGATGACTCCGGTGTCGACACCGACGAGCAGGTTGTCACCGGCAACGTCACCGAGGACAGGAGAATCGGCGTCTTCGGCGAGGAACCAGCCCTCGTCGATCTCGAGGTCGACGACGTAACCATCGAGCAAGGCGAGCCACTCGAGGTCGACCTCGAGGACGCCGAAGACTCGATCGGGGATCCTTATGACGACGAGAGCGAAGTTGTGTTCGGGGCTGGCGTCTTCGACGAGCCGGTCACAAAGAACATCACGTTCGAGGATGGGGACGCAAGCGACGTGGAACTCCTCGGTGCAGATGAGACGGCGGACCTCTCCAAAGCGAGCCCGATCGTCGAAGTCTACACCAAAGACCAGGTCCAGGCAGACACGTTTAACCTCACCGTGGAGGGCGTCCTTGCTGACTTCGATGTCGACGACGACGTAGCAATCGAGCAAGGAGAACCACTCGAGATTGAGCTCGAGAACGCCGAAGACAAGGCTGGCGACCCATACACTGACACGGTCGGCCTGACGGGTGACGATATCCACGGACAGGAGCTGTTGGCCGACGGCGTCGAGTTCGAAAACGACGGTTCCGTGAGCGAGATCGAACTCTTCGAGGCAGAGATCACAGAAGAGATTTCTGCGGGAGCGTACGATGACGTCACCATCGAAGCCGACGAGACCGACGCAACGACCCAGATCAACGTAACACTCGAGGCTGTGCTCACGGACTTCGCCGTCGAAAACGAGGGACTCGAGCAAGGTGACTCACTCACCATGACGGCTTCTGACGCGGTCGACCTGGCCGGAGATGAGTTCCACGGTGAAAAGCCGATCAGCGTCTCGACCGGCGACCTCGAAGGTGTCGAGACAGATATGGAGAAGTCCGTTGACTTCGCGGGCACTGACGACGTAGAATTCGAACTCCTCGAGGCAGACGAGACGGCTACTCTTGCCGCACAGGAGACGAGCATCGACCTCGAGTGGGCTGAGGACACCGACGTGGAAGCGACGTCAGAAGTGACCATCACGGCGGTGCTGGACAAATTCACCGTCGAACCAACGAACGAGGGTATTGAGCAGGGTGATGACTTGACAATCGACGTCACCGACGCCGAAGACATCGCTGGAGACACGTTCACTGGCACCATCGACTTGATGGTCGACGATATCGATGAGGAAGACCCCACCACGACGGACGTCGAAATCAGTGAGGGGGTGGCAACCAGTGTCGAACTGTTCGACGGCGAAACACCAACCCTCACCGCAGGATCGTACGACGACCTCGCGGTGACGTCCCAAGAAGTAGGCGACGAGTTCGACGTGACCGTCGATCCCGTTCTCACAACGCTCGTAGTCGAGAACGCGACGATCACTCGAGGTGAGCCATTGGACATCACGATCACGGAGGCATTCGACCTGGCTGGCGACCCGTTCGAGGAAGAGCGCGAGGCCACCATCAAGATGGACGACATCGGGGGCATCGACAACGAGACCACGTCGGTCGTATTCGACGGCGATGACACCGTCGACCTCACCGGAGTACTCGACGGTGAGACCACACTCGATATCGATGCCGACACGTACACGCTTGAGGTGACTGCCGAATCAGCTGAGGAGGAGTTCGAGCTAAACGTGGAAGACCTCTTTGCCGACGGTGACGGGAGCGCGGACGACCCTTACCTCATCGAAGACTGGGAGCACCTCGACAACACTCGATTCGTACTGGACGCGAACGTCACCCTGGCGAACACTCTCGATGCCGACACGCCCGGTTACAGCGAGGTTGCCAGTGAAAGCGCCAACGACGGTGACGGGTTCGAGCCGATTGGAGAGAACCTTGACGCCTTCGAAGGATCGTTCGACGGGGACGGATCGACGATTTCGGATCTGTACATCGATCGTACTGATGAGTCAGACCTCGTGGGTCTCTTCGGCCAGACGGGCGGGGCGGCCACTATCGAAGACGTCCACCTCGAGAATGCGACTGTTCGAGGCACATCGAACGTTGGCGGGCTCGTCGGCTCTGCAGACGGCACGGTCGCGAACGTCAGCGCGACGGTCGATGCCGAAGGAGACCCGGGCAGTGAACCTGGAGGTCCGTTCGAAATCGGCGGTCTCCTCGGGACCAATAGTGGCCAGGTCGACAACGCCACGGTTGAGGGCTCGGTCACTGTCGAAGACGGAAGCGAGGTCGGCGGCCTCGTCGGATACAGTGCGGAATCTGGCGGCGGAATTGGCGACATCACAGATTCCCACGCGTCCGTCACCGTCGACGCCGAGGACAGCACGAACGTCGGTGGCCTGCTCGGAAACGCTGGTCCGGGTGGCACAGTGAGTGTCTCGTCTGCGACAGGCACCGTCGAGGGCGAAGAGAACGTTGGCGGGCTCGTCGGCGTGGCCCAAAGCGACATCGACAGTTCGTTCGCCAACGGGACAGTTAGCGGGACCAAGAGCGTCGGCGGACTCGTTGGATCGAACAATAACGGTATCGTACAAGAGACGACTGCAAACAGCCCCGTCACTGGTGATGAGAACGTGGGCGGGCTCATCGGAGAGAACGCTGGCGACGTCTCGCAGTCGTATGCCACCGGCGGAATCGACGAAACGGGGGGCAGCATCGGTGGGCTGGTTGGATACGATGAGGGCGACGTCTCTGACTCCTACTGGGACGTCGACGCGACTACCCAGTTTGCTTCCGCAGGCTCAGATGCCGACGAGTACGGCCTGCGGACGGCCGAAATGACTGACCTGAATGCGACCGACACGATGGACAGCCTCGCCTTCCACGATAGTGAGGGGACCTGGTACGCTACCGACGACTACCCCGCCCTCGAGTGGCAAGAAACGGATCCCTTCTTTGAGGTAAACATCACTGAGACGAGCACACCAGCCGAAGAGGGAGACTCACTCAAGGTGACGGCCAATGTTACTAACTGGGCTGACAATGGTGACCAGCGCCTCACCCTCACGAGTGACGCGACATCGATCAATCTCGACGAGGATGACATTGACCTTGTCAGTGGTGAGCGTGCCGGCCCAGTTTCACTCACCTGGGACACTGAAACCGGTGACGCTGGAGATCACACCATCACCGTCTCGAGTGAGAACCATAGTGAGACCGAATCGGTGACTATCGAAACCGCGCCATCACCCTCACCATCGCCACCTGCCCCTGATCCTGCCGATATTTCGGTGACTGAGGCGACTCTCGAGAACACGACTGCCCTCGTGAACGGCCCAGTTCCGGTGAACACTACCCTCGAAAACAACGGAGACGAAGATGGCGAGCATACGGTCGTCTTCTACGCTGATGGCGATGCGTTCGCGAACGAAACCACAACGGTCGAAGGTGGCTCGAGTACGACAGTCACGGCGAACGAAAGTGTCGAGGAAGTTGGCACGTACACCATCACCGCCGATGACGTCGAGGCAGGAAACGTAACCGTTGATCGCCCCGCCTCGTTCGATCTCGAGGCAGTTTCGTTCTCCGAAGACGAAGTCAAACCCAGTGCGGCCGTGACACTTACAGCTGCAATTAATAACTCGGGGACGTTATCAGCTGACCGAAACGTCACCGTTGCCTATCTCGAAGACGGCAAAACAAACGAGACGGGTGAGGACTTAGACAACGAATCGCTCACACTTGAGGGTGGTGAAAACGAGACCCTCGAATTCGGTTTCAAGTCACCCACGACAGAGGGGAACGCGAGCTATCGCGTCAAGACGGGTAATGACGAGGCGATGGCAAATCTCTCGGTCATCGAAGACGAACAATCCAAGTTCACGATCATCTACGCGGACGCAGACTACGGGATTCTCGAACCCGGCGAAGAAGAACGAGTGATCGTCACCGTCGCCAACCAAGGCGACGAAGCAGGCGACGCAAACGTCGCACTTGATCTCGAGGGTGAAGAACAGTCAGAAACCCTCGAGTTGGACCCCGGAAGGGCCGACGATGCCGAGTTCTCGCTGAGTGCTCCCAACGAAGCGGGTGAGTACGAGTATACCATCACCGTCGGTGAGGAAGAAACAACCGAGACGATGATCGTCGAAGCACTAGAACCATCCGAGCCCGACTGGCGCGTGAGTGCCATCTATTCCGAGCCGACTACGGCTGTACCCGGGGAGGATGTGGACATCTGGGTCACAATCGAAAACGAGGGGGACGAAGATGAGACCGTCGAGGTCGAGTTCTATTTCGACGAGGAGACGTCGGAGATACAAACCTTCGATATCGAGGCCGGGGATGGCGAGCTCGTCGAAACTACTCTTTCGGCCCCAGAAGAGGAAGGTATGTACGACTTTGGGGTCGTAATCGCGGAAGGAGAGAGCTTTGTAGACGAAGTGGAGGGGACAAAATCTGTCTCCGAAGACGCTGGCTACGACGATGACGCTGACGACGGATCGGATGGTGAATACGACGATGGACAACCGGGCTTTGGAATCGTCGTGACCCTCGTGTCGATAGCCCTCTTGATATTTACAATCAGATATCGGCGACGGTGA